One Apis cerana isolate GH-2021 linkage group LG15, AcerK_1.0, whole genome shotgun sequence DNA window includes the following coding sequences:
- the LOC107996337 gene encoding PRADC1-like protein isoform X2, giving the protein MQIQEIRFLGSCFILIFLNIGISGGIGGGSYIDTSIGSDVFFEIIYPPELEYTYKLRPAKDFGAPFNASFLEEKIPLVPTDPPHGCQIVRNAKELKGRIALVERGDCSFFAKSIMAEEAGAKAVIIADYHSSSMEESITNSLWADYYYIEMIRDDTIPSSKTVNIPAGFLLGKNGKMIRQTLKRLNQPFALINIPVNLTYTSLDKLHQPPWLFW; this is encoded by the exons ATGCAAATACAAGAAATAAGATTTCTTGGTTCTTGCTTCATTCTTATATTCCTCAATATTGGAATATCTGGTGGCATTGGTGGAG GTTCTTATATCGATACAAGTATTGGTTCAGatgtattttttgaaattatatatccaCCGGAATTGGAGTATACGTATAAATTAAGGCCCGCGAAAGATTTTGGAGCGCCATTC aatgcaagttttttagaagaaaaaattcctttAGTACCAACTGATCCTCCTCATGGCTGTCAAATAGTAAGAAatgcaaaagaattaaaaggtAGAATTGCATTAGTTGAGAGAGGAGATTGTAGTTTTTTTGCTAAAAGCATAATGGCAGAAGAAGCTGGAGCAAAAGCTGTAATCATAGCAGATTATCATTCATCTTCTATGGAAGAATCAATAACTAATTCTTTATGggctgattattattatatagagatGATACGCGATGATACTATTCCGTCATCAAAGACTGTAAACATTCCCGCTGGATTTTTGCTCGGTAAGAACGGCAAAATGATCCGGCAGACTCTAAAACGTTTGAATCAACCATTTGCCTTAATCAATATCCCAGTGAATTTAACTTATACTTCTTTAGATAAATTACATCAACCTCCTTGGTTGTTTTGGTGA
- the LOC107996335 gene encoding xaa-Pro aminopeptidase ApepP — MAQRSGIIKLAKLRELMKAVQIGGLKEKGIQALIVSSDDAHQSEYLREHDKRICFISGFTGSFGTAIITQNKALLWTDGRYYMQALAEFDPPEEWTLMKEGLLDTPTRAAWLTCNLPPKSTVGADSNLISYTEWVVLHTSLTAAGHCLMPLEENLIDKVWGDEQPAPTANIIVPQSLQFSGCIAGKKVKLCREVMNKNKVKALVITALDEIAYILNLRGSDIPYNPVFFAYIILTLDHLHLFIDTSKLTEEAQQQLIIEEINLIYHPYEDIHNCLKKIANLCINDDKIWLSNSSSYALHADCGEAKKHIKITPISIMKAVKNNTEIAGMKAAHVRDSVALVKYFAWLEDQIKNKKNTVTEISGAAQLEKFRQEQEHFIGLSFPTISSVGPHAAIIHYLPTLKTDVPITDKEIYLCDSGAQYQDGTTDVTRTLHFGNPTNFERECFTRVFKGQCRLSSTIFPLMIQGNYLDTLARENLWNVGLNYLHGTGHGIGSYLNVHEGPISISWRPYPDDPGLQPGMFLSNEPGYYEDEKFGIRLENIELIVKANTHYNHKNRGFLTFETVTLVPIQTKLLDVSLLTDVEIQYLNNYHAKCLNTIKPLLQGPENIQALEWLERETQPLTK, encoded by the exons attaaattagctAAACTACGAGAATTAATGAAAGCTGTTCAAATAGGTGGACTTAAAGAGAAAGGTATTCAGGCTTTAATTGTAAGTTCAGATGATGCTCATCAATCAGAATATTTAAGAGAGCATGATAAAAGAATTTGTTTCATAAGTGGTTTCACTGGTTCTTTTGGTACTGCAATTATTACACAAAACAAAGCTTTACTCTGGACTGATGGAAGATACTATATGCAAGCTTTAGCTGAATTTGATCCACCAGAAGAATGGACTTTAATGAAAGAAGGTTTATTGGACACTCCAACTAGAGCTGCTTGGTTGACTTGTAATTTACCTCCTAAATCTACTGTTGGTGcagattctaatttaataagttatacAGAATGGGTAGTTTTACATACTAGTTTAACTGCTGCTGGTCATTGCTTGATGCCTCTTGAGGAGAATCTTATTGATAAAGTTTGGGGTGATGAACAACCTGCTCCTACAGCTAATATTATTGTACCTCAATCATTACAATTTTCTGGGTGTATAGCAgggaaaaaagtgaaattatgtAGGGAAGtaatgaacaaaaataaagtaaaagcaCTTGTAATCACAGCTTTAGATGAAATagcatacattttaaatttaagaggATCTGATATACCTTATAATCCTGTCTTCTTTGCATATATCATTCTTACATTAgatcatttacatttattcatTGATACAAGCAAACTTACAGAAGAAGCTCAACAACAATTgattattgaagaaataaatttaatttatcatccaTATGAAGATATACataattgtttaaagaaaattgcgAATTTGTGcataaatgatgataaaatatgGCTAAGTAATAGTTCTAGTTATGCTTTACATGCTGATTGTGGAGAAGCaaagaaacatataaaaattactccGATAAGCATCATGAAGgcagtaaaaaataatactgaaATAGCGGGAATGAAAGCGGCACATGTACGAGATTCAGTTGcgcttgtaaaatattttgcttgGTTAGaagatcaaattaaaaataaaaagaatactgTCACAGAAATATCTGGAGCAGCTcaacttgaaaaatttagaca ggAACAAGAACATTTTATTGGACTCAGCTTTCCTACAATATCTTCAGTTGGACCACATGCAGCAATAATTCATTATCTGCCAACATTGAAAACAGATGTACCAATTacagataaagaaatttatctttgtGATTCTGGAGCACAATATCAAGATGGTACCACAGATGTTACAAGAACATTACACTTTGGTAATCCAACAAATTTTGAGCGCGAATGTTTCACGAGAGTATTTAAGGGACAATGTCGTCTTTCATCGACGATCTTTCCTTTAATGATACAAGGAAATTATCTTGATACACTTGCTCGAGAAAATTTATGGAATGTTGg TCTCAATTATCTTCATGGTACAGGACATGGAATAGGTTCATATCTAAATGTTCATGAAGGACCAATCAGTATTTCTTGGAGACCATATCCTGATGATCCAGGTTTACAACCTGGCATGTTTCTTTCAAatg aaCCAGGATATtatgaagatgaaaaatttggcattagattggaaaatatagaattgatAGTAAAGGCAAATACACATTATAATCATAAGAATCGTGGTTTTCTTACTTTTGAAACAGTTACATTGGTGCCTATTCAAACTAAACTACTTGATGTTTCCTTATTAACGGATGTTGAG attcaatatttgaataattatcatgCAAAATGTTTGAATACTATAAAACCTCTATTGCAAGGACCAGAAAATATTCAAGCACTTGAATGGTTAGAAAGAGAAACTCAACCTCTTACAAAATAA
- the LOC107996337 gene encoding PRADC1-like protein isoform X1: MQIQEIRFLGSCFILIFLNIGISGGIGGGHSFTYKSIGSYIDTSIGSDVFFEIIYPPELEYTYKLRPAKDFGAPFNASFLEEKIPLVPTDPPHGCQIVRNAKELKGRIALVERGDCSFFAKSIMAEEAGAKAVIIADYHSSSMEESITNSLWADYYYIEMIRDDTIPSSKTVNIPAGFLLGKNGKMIRQTLKRLNQPFALINIPVNLTYTSLDKLHQPPWLFW; the protein is encoded by the exons ATGCAAATACAAGAAATAAGATTTCTTGGTTCTTGCTTCATTCTTATATTCCTCAATATTGGAATATCTGGTGGCATTGGTGGAG gacATTCTTTTACATACAAATCGATAGGTTCTTATATCGATACAAGTATTGGTTCAGatgtattttttgaaattatatatccaCCGGAATTGGAGTATACGTATAAATTAAGGCCCGCGAAAGATTTTGGAGCGCCATTC aatgcaagttttttagaagaaaaaattcctttAGTACCAACTGATCCTCCTCATGGCTGTCAAATAGTAAGAAatgcaaaagaattaaaaggtAGAATTGCATTAGTTGAGAGAGGAGATTGTAGTTTTTTTGCTAAAAGCATAATGGCAGAAGAAGCTGGAGCAAAAGCTGTAATCATAGCAGATTATCATTCATCTTCTATGGAAGAATCAATAACTAATTCTTTATGggctgattattattatatagagatGATACGCGATGATACTATTCCGTCATCAAAGACTGTAAACATTCCCGCTGGATTTTTGCTCGGTAAGAACGGCAAAATGATCCGGCAGACTCTAAAACGTTTGAATCAACCATTTGCCTTAATCAATATCCCAGTGAATTTAACTTATACTTCTTTAGATAAATTACATCAACCTCCTTGGTTGTTTTGGTGA